From one Drosophila subpulchrella strain 33 F10 #4 breed RU33 chromosome 3L, RU_Dsub_v1.1 Primary Assembly, whole genome shotgun sequence genomic stretch:
- the LOC119554179 gene encoding uncharacterized protein LOC119554179, protein MENPRTITDLPYEILDLIFKNLVYLKYKVNLSQAHEKLGKAFAFHCRNKFRSLSPGAQLTAELWAILIQECGPTIEEYVYGDSGYSWNDLIAEAVVTHCPNLKSVSIRLFMSGQVGVPAFLKKLKSTLKSVKIDQQDYFPATVLAVVGEMTQLQTLSFKGYVDENVHHVEKCIALEKLSIEHVSHWEKPPVNLLRICASLRNLRVLSLNKIKIMPFEEPHSNMWVGLKTLTLDFCEFSEGLPDCPELKKLDIHYPRCHTEGYSFKFILKNGRNLHTLYEKCEPPIDAEGFLQLLRSCPKLRYLYTRMEFIKLYSAYVSRIIAILETNGVTREDPLELVICRRIKWKWFKRLLLRTPNAELIDLYEGTG, encoded by the exons ATGGAAAATCCACGGACTATTACCGACTTGCCCTACGAAATCCTCGATCTGATATTCAAGAACCTTGTTTACTTGAAATACAAAGTGAACCTATCTCAGGCTCACGAAAAGCTCGGAAAAGCTTTTGCCTTTCACTGCCGCAATAAGTTCAGGAGTCTATCGCCCGGAGCACAGTTAACAGCCGAACTATGGGCGATTCTTATTCAGGAATGTGGACCCACAATTGAGGAGTATGTCTACGGTGATTCGGGTTACTCCTGGAACGATCTGATTGCCGAGGCAGTTGTGACACACTGTCCCAATCTGAAATCGGTATCGATTCGTCTATTTATGTCTGGCCAAGTCGGTGTTCcggcatttttaaaaaagttgaaaagcACCCTGAAATCGGTGAAAATAGACCAACAAGATTATTTTCCAGCTACCGTCCTTGCAGTTGTGGGTGAAATGACCCAATTACAGACATTGTCATTCAAGGGATATGTGGACGAAAACG TGCATCACGTAGAAAAATGTATCGCCCTTGAGAAGTTGAGCATCGAGCACGTTAGTCATTGGGAGAAGCCTCCTGTGAACTTATTGCGAATTTGTGCTTCACTAAGGAATCTGCGAGttttaagtttaaataaaataaaaataatgccGTTTGAAGAGCCACATTCGAATATGTGGGTTGGCTTAAAAACCCTGACACTAGATTTTTGCGAGTTTTCCGAGGGACTGCCAGACTGCCCTGAACTAAAAAAATTGGATATTCATTACCCAAGATGTCACACCGAAGGCTACAGTTTTAAATTCATTCTAAAAAATGGAAGAAATCTACATACATTGTATGAGAAATGCGAGCCGCCAATCGATGCAGAGGGTTTTCTTCAACTCCTTCGGAGCTGCCCAAAATTACGATATCTTTATACTCGGATGGAATTTATTAAACTCTATTCGGCTTATGTGTCTAGAATAATAGCCATTCTAGAGACCAATGGAGTAACGCGGGAGGACCCGTTGGAACTTGTCATATGTAGGCGCATTAAGTGGAAATGGTTCAAAAGATTA CTTCTTCGGACTCCCAATGCTGAGTTGATCGATCTGTATGAGGGTACTGGGTAA
- the LOC119554616 gene encoding uncharacterized protein LOC119554616 — protein sequence MCESAGDDSDTCCVIFYGVWSIVIGALSLITAISLAAVFWTALDLVDQAYATMMIALVLIILLAIVSGTYVFAGVFLMVGLSYQSKRIFIVGKILSYFFPIYTFKSIFTIVVHFVILPKICRYVQKTWH from the exons ATGTGTGAATCGGCTGGCGATGATTCGGATACGTGCTGCGTAATTTTCTACGGAGTATGGAGCATAGTTATTGGAGCTCTTTCCTTGATAACGGCGATAAGTCTCGCTGCTGTCTTTTGGACCGCTTTGGATCTTGTTGATCAAGCATATGCTACAATGATGATTGCCCTTGTACTAATCATTCTTTTAGCGATTGTCAGCGGGACGTACGTTTTTGCTGGGGTTTTCTTGATGGTCGGATTGTCATAT CAATCAAAACGGATATTTATTGTTGGAAAAATTCTTAGCTATTTCTTTCCAATTTACACCTTTAAGTCAATATTTACAATAG TTGTCCACTTTGTTATCCTCCCGAAAATATGCCGGTATGTGCAAAAGACCTGGCACTAA
- the LOC119554031 gene encoding uncharacterized protein LOC119554031 — MDSMRQRQCEMCESAGDDSDTCCVIFYGVWSIVVGALSLISAIYSSVIIWGAMAALETTYAPLMVLFVLAIIYAIVSATYVFAGVFLIVGWSYQSKPIFMCGKILSYFFPIYTFLFIYTIVVHFVILPKICRYVQKTWH; from the exons ATGGACTCAATGCGGCAGAGGCAGTGTG AAATGTGTGAATCGGCTGGCGATGATTCTGATACGTGCTGCGTAATCTTCTACGGAGTATGGAGCATAGTTGTTGGAGCTCTTTCCTTGATATCGGCGATATATTCCAGTGTCATCATCTGGGGGGCTATGGCTGCTTTGGAAACAACATATGCTCCACTGATGGTTCTTTTTGTACTAGCCATTATATATGCGATTGTCAGCGCGACGTACGTTTTTGCTGGGGTTTTCTTGATAGTCGGATGGTCATAT CAATCAAAACCGATATTTATGTGTGGAAAAATTCTTAGCTATTTCTTTCCAATTTACACCTTTTTGTTCATATATACAATAG TTGTCCACTTTGTTATCCTCCCGAAAATATGCCGGTATGTGCAAAAGACCTGGCACTAA